Part of the Halopseudomonas maritima genome, GAGTCCAGTGAGGTGCTGGGCTCCCAGGAAGTACATGATATTGCGGTCGCTATTGGTGTGGACCCGGGTGCGGCCAGCCTAGAGCAGCTACGCTACGGCAAGATCTGCATCCTCGCCGATGCCGACTCTGACGGTCTGCACATCGCCACGCTGCTGTGCGCCCTGTTTGTCCGTCATTTTCGCCCGCTGGTTGAGGCCGGCCATGTGTTTGTTGCCATGCCGCCGCTGTATCGCGTGGATATTGGCAAGGATGTCTATTACGCGCTGGATGACGCCGAGAAGCAGGGCATCCTTGACCGCATCGAGGCCGAGGGCAAGCGCGGCAAGATTCAGGTCACACGCTTCAAGGGGCTGGGTGAAATGAACCCGCTGCAGCTGCGTGAAACCACCATGGCGCCCGACACGCGGCGCCTGGTGCAGCTGACCGTGGACGAGAGCCAGGACACCGAGCAGCTGATGGATATGCTGCTGGCCAAGAAGCGCTCCTCGGACCGCAAGGCCTGGCTGGAAAGTAAGGGTGATCTGGCCGAGGTGCTGCTCTGATGATGCCTGCTGGTCTGCGCCTGCTGGGTGCCTGTGCGTTGCTGCTGAGCACTACTGCCAACGCCTTTGAGCGAGCGCCTGAGTTGCAGCTTGAGTCGGCCCTGCCGGTGGACGGCATGCCGCGCGGCAATCTTTCCGCCTTGCAGCACTGCAACGGGCAACTGTTGACCCTGTCTGATCGTGAGGACACCAGCCTGTTTGTGTTGCAGCGCGACGAGCATGCCTATCAGGCGAGTGTCGAGAGCTTCACGCTGCCGTCCGAGTCGCCCTCCATGTTGCCCGTCAAGTTGCTGGCCGGCGCCTGGTTGCGCGGGTTGAGCGGCCAGGCGCTGGATTTTGAAGGGCTGGCCTGTGATGGCGATGGCAATCGCTATCTGGTCAGCGAGAGCCAACTGGGCGTTCTGCGTCTGCCGCCGCCGGCCGATACGCCGGTACAGGGCAGTTGGCTGAACCTGGACCCGGCGGTATACACCGAGGGTGAAGCACGCGGTCTCTGGCAGCAGGTCAACGCGCTGGCCGAAGGGGTGGCGATTGATGCCCAGGCCAACACCCTGTGGCTGGCGGCCGAGCGTCAGGGG contains:
- a CDS encoding SdiA-regulated/phytase-like domain-containing protein; this translates as MMPAGLRLLGACALLLSTTANAFERAPELQLESALPVDGMPRGNLSALQHCNGQLLTLSDREDTSLFVLQRDEHAYQASVESFTLPSESPSMLPVKLLAGAWLRGLSGQALDFEGLACDGDGNRYLVSESQLGVLRLPPPADTPVQGSWLNLDPAVYTEGEARGLWQQVNALAEGVAIDAQANTLWLAAERQGRGLVKLQRQGDQWGCPLAGCVLLAERRFLPTEPFGPGILNREVMPVDFSDLAFWKGWLWTLERNAHQVCRRNPLSGKRERCWSYAQSVLVEPYFYPDAPFGLAEALLISEEGIVIGLDNNNRLRPDGDARPWLFHFALPDDWQEDVTP